A genomic segment from Polyangium mundeleinium encodes:
- a CDS encoding MYXO-CTERM sorting domain-containing protein, producing MYRWIALFPALALTTVSAREARAEDRTFPAGSLIIPMDQAYQAEGMYQSYGLLFHLLREGVPVHWVIEPDKVWHGAACNTAGDLCAWDCAEEGSGVKCPYPTASPDFFAGAQVVWGSPAKGAMIKNHGYRGGPFVVDAPHRDKALAIVNAWNDQSLWAQNPWADRSTFKVVTVHEATAPFTADSKKELLAAPTIAVFADGNEDIATAYLRAAGIKQSNGAEFPAAKCGAGTCGPGTANPDLLTVPSVMGNMGTCDAPNQNHKNGALFTPEGLPAYCQIMSMHWNVADRELVECGGGNCPATPEECAGEPITYHGHEVVAEVRSFLQYPTHFFAECQAVNAYENAVPNPAWPYFDDPGRMGHFLTTTGNPPPCPCNPGPDEGDFQCVVDGCGPGKDCCLPNDVKERGAGFLIAPSPSPFKVLRPDVPYMQFDGFFSPEGGSEPAYNLSTYLGTTYKNDRDVTFITSTDGPGKEDVWMSGYMDGTCDVDPPPPPPKFTGDEAPPKSFNPEESCGGKVSYLGGHSYTGKAGQRLFLNALFEADCTSASGQPRMGLSLTGELVVAAKSLPIERGYVVGYKNEGSGPALDAVLRALNAASGLEVVDAKMGTVSAEGGSWELGAVSGTISQPSDPAASGSRDATLKFTQFGEHVLNLDIRYRVGVSTLSSTMNVAIRVLLDTDADGVPDETDPSPNDPASCGDSDMDECDDCKGGMFDPGNDGCGPSGNGGSASSGGASSDPAGCGCRIGPVSTSPALLLAFSLLGLGLGRRARRRPR from the coding sequence TGGATTGCACTCTTCCCCGCGCTGGCGCTCACCACCGTCTCCGCGCGCGAAGCTCGCGCGGAGGACCGGACCTTCCCCGCCGGGAGCCTGATCATCCCCATGGATCAGGCCTACCAAGCCGAGGGGATGTACCAGTCCTACGGGCTGCTCTTTCACCTCCTCCGCGAGGGCGTGCCCGTTCATTGGGTGATCGAGCCCGACAAGGTCTGGCACGGCGCGGCTTGCAACACCGCCGGCGACCTGTGCGCGTGGGACTGCGCGGAGGAGGGCTCGGGGGTGAAATGCCCGTACCCCACGGCGAGCCCCGACTTCTTCGCAGGCGCCCAGGTGGTATGGGGCAGCCCCGCGAAAGGCGCGATGATCAAGAACCACGGCTACCGCGGCGGGCCGTTCGTCGTCGACGCGCCCCACCGCGACAAGGCGCTCGCGATCGTCAACGCCTGGAACGATCAAAGCCTGTGGGCGCAAAACCCGTGGGCGGACCGCTCCACGTTCAAGGTCGTGACGGTCCACGAGGCGACCGCGCCCTTCACCGCCGACTCCAAGAAGGAGCTCCTCGCCGCGCCGACCATCGCCGTCTTCGCCGACGGCAACGAGGACATCGCGACGGCGTATCTGCGGGCCGCCGGGATCAAGCAATCGAATGGGGCGGAGTTCCCGGCGGCCAAGTGCGGCGCGGGCACCTGCGGCCCCGGCACAGCGAATCCGGACTTGCTCACCGTGCCCAGCGTCATGGGGAACATGGGCACCTGCGATGCGCCGAACCAGAACCACAAGAATGGCGCCCTCTTCACGCCCGAGGGCCTGCCGGCCTACTGCCAGATCATGAGCATGCACTGGAACGTGGCCGACCGGGAGCTCGTGGAATGCGGCGGCGGAAATTGCCCCGCGACGCCGGAGGAATGCGCCGGCGAGCCCATCACCTACCACGGCCACGAGGTCGTCGCCGAGGTCCGCTCGTTCCTCCAGTACCCGACCCATTTCTTCGCCGAGTGCCAGGCGGTCAACGCGTACGAGAATGCGGTGCCGAACCCGGCGTGGCCCTATTTCGACGATCCCGGGCGCATGGGCCATTTCCTCACGACGACCGGAAACCCGCCCCCCTGCCCATGCAACCCCGGCCCCGACGAGGGCGACTTCCAATGCGTGGTCGACGGCTGTGGCCCCGGCAAGGACTGCTGCCTGCCGAACGACGTCAAGGAGAGGGGCGCCGGCTTCCTCATCGCGCCCTCGCCGAGCCCCTTCAAGGTGCTGCGCCCCGACGTGCCGTACATGCAATTCGATGGCTTCTTCTCGCCAGAGGGCGGAAGCGAGCCGGCCTATAACCTGAGCACGTACCTCGGAACCACGTACAAGAATGATCGCGACGTGACGTTCATCACGTCCACGGACGGGCCCGGCAAGGAGGACGTCTGGATGTCCGGGTACATGGACGGGACGTGTGACGTCGATCCGCCGCCGCCGCCTCCCAAGTTCACGGGCGACGAGGCGCCGCCGAAGAGCTTCAACCCGGAAGAGTCGTGCGGCGGCAAGGTGAGCTACCTGGGCGGCCATTCCTATACCGGGAAGGCGGGGCAGCGCCTCTTCTTGAACGCCCTCTTCGAGGCGGATTGCACGAGCGCCAGCGGGCAACCACGCATGGGCCTTTCGCTCACCGGCGAGCTCGTCGTGGCGGCGAAGAGCCTGCCCATCGAGCGCGGCTACGTGGTCGGTTACAAAAACGAGGGGAGCGGGCCGGCGCTCGACGCGGTCCTCCGCGCGCTCAATGCCGCGAGCGGCCTCGAGGTCGTCGACGCCAAGATGGGCACCGTCTCGGCCGAGGGCGGGAGCTGGGAGCTCGGCGCCGTCAGCGGCACGATCTCGCAGCCGAGTGATCCCGCGGCGTCGGGCTCACGCGATGCGACCCTGAAGTTCACCCAGTTCGGCGAACACGTGCTCAACCTGGACATCCGCTACAGGGTCGGCGTGTCGACCCTTTCGAGCACGATGAACGTCGCGATCCGCGTGCTCCTCGACACCGACGCCGACGGAGTGCCCGACGAAACGGATCCTTCGCCGAACGACCCCGCGTCGTGCGGCGATTCCGATATGGATGAATGCGACGATTGCAAGGGCGGCATGTTCGATCCCGGAAACGACGGGTGTGGACCTTCCGGCAACGGCGGGAGCGCTTCGTCGGGCGGCGCCTCGTCGGATCCGGCCGGCTGCGGCTGCCGTATCGGCCCGGTCAGCACGAGCCCGGCCTTGCTGCTCGCGTTTTCACTCCTGGGCCTGGGCCTCGGCCGAAGGGCCCGGCGCCGCCCCCGCTGA